The window AACCCACTTAAtgcataaattttcataattaagGATGCTGTGGCTATTTCtcaattatttgaaattatacGGTTCACCGGACAAAATTTTGGCTTCACTTaatgctttatataataattatttcgcAATCAACACTTTCCAAGAGTGCTCCCAGGAAAGATAGGTAGTGCTAAGGTCCTTTAAATACCCAACTCCTAGACAGAGCAATGTTCATCAGGGAGACCAGTGGCTAGTCAAGGCAGTTTAAACCGATCTATGAAGAACTCTCTCAGATCATGTTTTCTTACGTcaccttataattattattcaacttaattatccacatttatgtgaatctttataagccaaaatttttcattaaataacttTATATTCACATTTTTTACTTAATATGAACATATATTCCccatcagtttttctcttcaatcagagtagtgataaagtgaggatCACATTATGGGCTCctcatcagtttttctcttttatcagagtagtgataaagtgaggattatttgttcatttgtgaacatctgaaatattttattttattatattcacatcgtacttgatatgttcatttcaaattataaacaacttaatataattttaatatgaacataatgtgaatattgatttaccaaaatattttcaatacattttgcattttaaatttcaagaataatattaaatttgcatgtccatatcaaataaatattcattATATTTGACACAATATCTaacatgcaaaaataatttcttaaaaTGTATTGAAAATTGCATCGAACTTCAAATTATTTAATGTGTACAAATTATTTAACCAAAAGTTATATGTATACCGAAttaaacatataacataatatcacattaatcattatttattaattaattattattattaaaataataataataattaaaaaacttTATCGAAAATTGACAAAATTGTCAATTTTCGTGGGTCccacatttaattaattttttttttaaatttataaaaaaaaataaaaatttacattGATGGCCGAcacatttgaaagaaaattgaaCATTCAATTTTCGTGGGTTCTTAATGGCCGACACAtacccaaaaaaaattaaatgacatTCAATTTTCGTGGGTTCTCAAACTTAAATGCATACACGTTAACATACATTATACATTGCATGCAAATTTTCATCTTCTCCGATTTTCAAAAAAAGAAAACCAGTAGCACACACCTTCTCCGAAAACATTTTCCTCCAAAAAATtctccttttatttttcaagattcaaggaaaagaaaattcaaacTCCGAtgaaaacacaactataaagtAAGTTTCTTAATATTTTATGTCCGTCTCTAAATTTCAAGTTTTTTACGTAAAACTTAACATTCTTTTCCCAAAATTTCATGAtatgaaaacaaatatttttaaggCAGAGGTatcatggctctgataccaaatgttagagatttttcttaaaatcatgTTTCGTATACATGAAAAACTATATGCGGAAGCTTAAATCGAGTATTACATCCGgtcattgaaaattttgatttctcAGCTTTTCCTTTCGGTTGAAGCCTTCTAAGCACTGCACGCTCTCTTTAGATGGTGTATATTTCTTATGAGGTGTGTGCTTAGGGACCTCAAtcgctctatttataggcgtttttTCATACCATCGATTAATGTATCGGGAGCCGAGATTCAGAAGGAGAAACGTGTACGCATCTCATTTTTCTAAAGTGAGCACGTTTGTCAAAATATGTAGGCTTCTTGACCGTCGCCAACTCCTACACGGTACGTCTTCCTTTCTGATATGTGTCATAATTTTCTTACAGAGGAAACCAAATCGACATTGTTCAAGAGAACAAAGGAACGAAGAGAGATTGAAGGGAATTGTTTCAAGGAATTATGTAGAGAAACTTCATCCTTGTAAACCAAATCAAATAAAAGAGAAAGCTGCCCTCCCGTGGATGTAGGCTGTTATAAGCAGAACCACCTAAATCGCTCGGTGTGCTCTTGAATGTCTTTTAATTTCCTTTCAAATGCTTTGAGTGATATTTCATTGTTGTTTTCTGGTTCGGTGAGACTCCGAAGGAGAGTTTACTCAAGCAATTCAAGTTTCGAACTGGATCGAGTTCATAGAGTTATTTGATCGACCACGTGACACTAACATTCCTTTTGAACAACACCATTACAGCGCGCACGAGTCACAAAAAGTAGAATTATGCCAAAACAAAGTAACATAAGTTGACAAAACAAAGTAGTTGACAAAACCAGGAAGCCCATTTTCACATTTTACATACTCCCCCGCTCTAACATGCTAAAACAGAGATTCTTTCTCATACGTTAAAAGCGAGTTTGCTAGAACAAATGGCCTTGGCATTAATTAATGAGCATTTTTAAAACCTGGGTATTTATAGACACAAGTAACGATGACATTGCTTTCAGTGATCGGCCTCTCTTTGAGAGCGTGATGGCCCATGCCCTACTTTCTGACACTACCATAATTGACACCCCGTACTGTCTCTGGTACTGCCACATCAACCTTACGTTTGCTGAAAGATATGCCAGTGATTTCACGACATGACTTCCTACACCTGTGGGCTCAGGATTGACATTTGTCTCGGAATGCTCGGGCAATGGTCGTTATGCTAGGCTGTGAATATGATCCCTGATCTCTCTAAGTTTTATTATACTGCACGAGCTAAGCTTAGAGCCCGAGCTCATTCAAGCATAGGCCGGTTTGATTATCCTCTATGGTTTTTGCAGTCCTGGAGATGGGACCCGAACTGGTTCCTAGCAGGACTTGAGCTATGTGATGACCCAAGTATTTCTCCCGATATCATTTGCCAATTAAAATGATGCTTGAAAATTGGGAGTTATGTTTATTTCCCCTTGGAGACCTGTCTTGTGTCTTTCTGATACAATACCATCCTTTATTGATAGAGGGGAATTTTGCAGTTGTGGATTATGTTAGCTTACCTTGAAAACGAAAAAAAAGCATGAAAACCATAAAGATACTCGAGAGATATTTGTTTCGATAGAACAATGAAACCtttatgattttgttgataTGACCCTTTTGTGCTACAAACAAGTTGACGTGCCAAGTTATCACATCAAAATTTTGAGATGGTTTTTCTAACTTTCGGTACGTGCAAAAACGTTAAAATACCCCTTGCGGGTATGCTAAAGGCAGAAGTTAAACTAGGATATATTCTTTCATGTATACATATTAATTAATTGTGGGAAAAATTCTATgtatgaattttttattttattatgcattGACACAAAGGCATGTTACTGCTACAAATGGGGGCATAAAACGAGCACAATACTGTATGTTTTAAGACAAAATTTCACACAATACATATTCCGAGAGCCTCACACACACTTCTTCAATACTATATTCTTTTGCAATGTCAACCAGTGACTTTGGATATCTGAAACTGAGTGATTTGAAGTTACGGATGGATTCTGAATATAAAGGATTAGCAGTGCATGCTTTATTCTAATTCTTTAGGTTTCTGTTGCGGGATCCTTGGTTGGCTGATGTTTGATAACTTTACAAGATAAGAACTTGTCCCTACACTTTTCGGCTTCGGGAACTTTATTAAACTTTCTACATGGATTCCATGCATTTTAATAGCAGAGCATATGAGTTTTTTTCTCTCGAGAATTCGACTCTTCCATAACATACAACCGATTGAATCTGCCATAACAATTCTATGTTATATCGTAATTCGAATTGATTTTTATTGttctagtttttttaaaaaaaaaatgaaaggaGAACTTTGTTACAATCAGATCTCAAACATGTTTAATGTGAGACTGGTTTATCAGATGATTAGTATAAGGTATATCTTTAAGCATATTTTGATACATATGATATGATAAACatgtaatatataatataaggataaataagatgtatgatattatatttaagtttggtatgattttaataagagtgattaaatttatatattagattgtaatgacaaaattaacattatcataataaattttataatttcaattttgttgcttgagttcatatttcttATTTGTTCATGCGCCGACAGtgtttgcatgatttatttttattttacctaattttatatattatataatatgaaaatttaGCCCTtaattttgtgagtcaagtcaaataaaaatttttaaggttaatcgagtgatactaataattttattgagattcataaaaatcattatataattatctcgggtttatttatatatttatcatattatataatatataaaaataaataaaatatttatttaattttaatttctacctacaaGTAAAATGAGAGAATAATAGGGTTTaggatttttatatattgagagcgattaagtcatttgtggtgtttttatcattaaattaaaattatcacgtCTCATAAAAGGGATACTTTATCCCtacataaaattatttatcacggACTCGTGATAATATCATGAGCTTTctaaaaatgtaccaaacatgggataagaGATGATTGTTTATCAATCCCTCTCTTatctcatgtaccaaactaCACCTTACATTACATCCAATAAATTTAGATTTCCGACATATGAGTCCATAAATTATTGTAATTGAGTTTCGAACCTTATCACATGCGAGACCATTTGATGAGATGTTTCGTACAAATCATGGTAATACATGTACATTACATCAAATGGTTCAATTATTAATTTGGCTACGTACTTGGAGTTCGTAAAAAAACATCTCTCCAAATCAATTTTAGACCCTTGATTTTGCATTAGAATGCTCCCTTGTATTTAGCACGAACTCGACCATGTGAGACCATTTTGACCAACCAACTCCGCAGGTATATATTTACTCTAAAATGGGGAGAGCAAAACAAGATTTTTACATGATATCAACAAGGAGTTAGAGTTTCTAATATTGGCTCATCGTGATATATATACGAGGAACCAAGATTGCTAACCATGGCTGCTCGTGAAACTTTTTTAATACAAGGGGCCGGGGTTCCTAAGCCGCTGCTCATgatgtatatttttaaaatttaaggaGTTTAGATTGCTAACTGGACTCGTGATACATACATATAAATGTGTGCACGAGGGTATATTTTTTTCAAGTATCAAACCAACGAGAAGCCAAAAATTATGAACCTGAAAATCACACAAACCATAGCAGTCATATACACTCATCTatttacatataaaaaaaagttaTGAAATCGAATGGCACCTTCTTTTCTGAAAAGCAAACCGACTTTCGGAACTTGCCTTGGCCTCTATGGGCTTTTCTGTAGCCCGAAACAATGAATTAATCTTGCTTAACGTCTTCGTAAATGACTTGAATAATCTGTTGGCAGGACGTGGTTTCACGAGCTCTTGTTTGATCGACACGTGATCTTTTTCAAGATCAGTTAGCCTCATTCTCATTCTGGCAACTTCAAGCTTCAGCTCCCGGTTTTCCCTTCTAACTGATGCGTAGTTATCTCTTGGCGATATGCATCCACTCCCTGTCCCTGAACGGTGGTGGAGTTGTCCCGTCATCGAGCCAAAGAGGAAATGGTTCTGCCCCCCAACCCCATTCATAGCATTTCTCAACCTCATTTGTTCAAAGTACAGAACTTGAACCGCCATTTGCACTGGTAACCGTTCATTTTGAGCCGCATGACTGCAGGCTTCTTGACTGAGTTTATGGCTGTCTATCGCCTTGCAAATTCGGTACCGTTCCGAGTCTTTAATGTTGGGATGGGCCTGTGGGTTCATTCAGAAAATGGTGATCATTAAAAAGTAAAACTTGATTGATGATTATACAAGATTCTTGTTGCTTCTTTTTTAGGTTGTAAGAGTGGCTCACCTTGAGAAACATATCTGAGGCTCGGTATAGTCCATCATGCACCATACGAGCATGGCCCGGAAGTAGTTCCATGAGTGCTATGAATTTTGATGGAGTTAGGTTTGAATCTAGTGCAACTTCTGCGAGATAATTGTCCAAAAGCTTAGAGACTTTAATGATTGAGCTCTGATTCGGTGATCCAGGGCTGTCAAAGCCAAAGACCATCTCACTTTCATCCCGAAATTGCTTATCAtcgtcatcatcatcatcctcgTCGCGATTCatgaaaatggagaaaataCGAAGTATCGAATCTATATCATAGGAATGACTGTGATTGTTTCCATATGAATTTACAGGAATCAAAATATCTTCAAGAATCGCTTGGTCTAATTGCAGACCTATCCTTCTTTCAAGATCTGTCCTGCAAGATGTGGAAGCTTCTACTACTGCAGCTGATTTCAATAAACTTGAAAGAAACGCCATCGGAACTGTGCTCTTTCTTGATTGAGTTGGTAGTAAGCCTACAGCCGTTTCAATAACCACCCTTTGTTTCTTCTGAAAATCAAGATTCGTAACATTCCCTTTAACCGGTTGAGAATCTTTTACCCCAAGACCATGGAGTGAGTTCTGAGCATAGTTTATCAGAATTCTGCATATGGTATCCTGTTTCAAGCCCTTCGTTTTGACAGCAGACAGAACTCTTTGAAAGAAATCAAGATTCAGTATTGTGAGCGACTTTCCCCACCAATCTATGGTAGTCTCTGGATCAGAATTTGAAGGAAAATTATGCTCCAGCTTCGACAACCCTGAAGCCAGCTGCTCTTTACATGCATTATTTGAAATTGAGTCGATTATCCTGCTAATAAGATTGATCTCCTCGGATGTTGGCAACAGACTTTCACAGCTATGAAGAACGGATATTGAATTCGGTATGTTCGAGAGGACTATATCCCTGAGGTACCCTTCAGTCCTGTCTTCAAGATTCATCTCAGAAAACTCTTCTGTCATTTCAAGAAAATGAGCCGCACACCGAAGCATAGCAACATTTGATGTTGTAATCTCAAAACTCACGCCATAACAGAACTTTGCAGCAAGCTCAAATGCATGTGATCCACCGGGAACACTTGAGAGATTTAGCCTTGATATCTTGGAATCTTTGGCCTCCACCAATTTTTGTATTCTTCCACTTCGAGAAACTAGAGGGAACTGCAAAGAATATACGCATTGCCTGATCGGGGTTTGTTTTTAATGGCTATATAAAAAATCTGTTAGGTGATCAAGATTATGAAATGTATGCATAGTTCTTACTTTGTGAAGCGCAAAACTCATCGTTCCAACTTCAATGGTTAGGTCACTGGAAGCATCAGATATTGGCCTGGGACACGAATATGATCAGATTTACACCTTTAATTCATGACAAAAAAAACCCATAAAAGCAAAATAAATAACATCTTTTCCTACAAATGCATCCACATATTTGAATCCATTGAAGCTGGAGCACAAACATTAATCGGTTTCTTGGGCTTGGGCTGAGAGAATCCGTGGAACCTGCGCACTAAATTGCCGATTTTTGTCCTAAACAGAAGTACTAGTGTAACATGACAATTAATTGCCCCTTTACCTGTATTGTGAGATTGAACATGAGGTGTTTTGTCTCAAGAGGAACTGTACGTAATTTATTGTATTTGACAGCAAACCAGGAAAAAAGGGGTCTAAACAGAGAACATGCGCTTTCTTACCGCTGATTAGTAACAATTCTCATGTTAACAATGCACATACATTTATAAATTAATCAAGACAAGTGGAAATACAGAACTCAATACCAATTCTTGGTAATTCGAGAATTTTAACTTGGGAGTGAATAAAAACACGAAAAAGTCATccaaggaattttttttttttaccattcATTAGCATATTTAGAACTTGAACTGGGACGAAAGTATCTCTTTCCCAATATGCTTGGCTTCATTTCGGCAACCGTAGCAATGCCCATTAACTAAACAATCTGAAAATCCCGGAAAAAGTTcccttttttctttctttccactGAACCAACTGTGAAAATGTTCTTTTCTCCAAACTTTTATTGATCTTTCAAGAACAAATGCGCAAACCCCTTCGTTAATTTTTAATTACACACACGGGATTCAAGAACTCATTCAAGACTAGAGATTTTCGAAGGCTAAACTttttgtttcttgtctttgTAGAAAAATGTAAGCTAAAAGTCAAGAACATATTTGCATTGGTGGAAACTTTTCGGTGAAAGGTGCCACCTTTTCTGCTGTTATCTATTATCATTACTATTATTTTGCTGTGCTGTGTTATTTGAAAAATCGCAGGAATCCGGAAGAGTGTGGTGCTTTTGGGGGTTGTAATCATGGCATATTAACTGAGATTAGtatgaaaattatattaattaatcaaagtggCTGAAAATTAAACATGAGTTgggattaaattaaattactttTTAGTACCTATTTCTAGCTCATGAAGCCTAAAACAATCACAATTATGAAACATTATTAGCACCTAAATGCTCAAATTTAGAGTGCCTCGAACCATCCCACATTAATAAATTACACAAAAACGTACGACTTAGTGGAAACATATGACCAACCGTGGGATTCAAACAAGAACATGTAATGTCGTATGGTTCGTCTTCCTTAATTAGTAGTCACTGTCTTTGTTAATTGTCACTGTCTTTGTTAATTAttacaaatataaatataacaatTGATACATAGATGCATAAAATAATGTTAAATTATGGTTTTTGCACAtacattttaataataataatataaaataagttGTGACTTGCAAGAAATACTTTTAACATAATAATACAATAAATTATAAGACaacaaaatttacaaaattcTATCCATACTATATTTTGTGAAGCTCAACTCCAATTAATGTTTGATAAATCATGGTTGGAGGGCATCTTAGGTGTTAATAATGTCTCATAATTGTTATTTTCCTAGGCTTCTCGAGTACGAATAGAAAAAGTTACTACCACACCAACTTTTTCTATGGATATGACCGAGGAGCTCAATTATGGATTTAGATCATCTGCTGTATTGAAAACACAACATCAAGTGGAGTGTATTTTTTATATGAGATGATCACATGATGATATCGTTCAATCTGacaactttttaaatttatcttataTGGTATGATGTCCACAAGATGATCATTAgatcatctcgtgtaaaaaATGCACAACATCAAGTGATGTAATACATTAGAATATCCAAATCCCTTAATAATGGCataattttctctcaaattaaattttttacgcACATATTTTTCTCCTAAAAATTGGCAtcattaactttaaaataataataataatattaataatctcTCTCAGATTGTCAAATTAATAGTTTGAAACACTAAAGATTGAGGGGATGGGCTTCTTGTATTAAATGTGTGAGAGGAAAATGACTAATACCAATATTTATGAATATATTCATAGGACAGACAAGTTTTGTATAAGCACACTCCCACCACCA is drawn from Primulina eburnea isolate SZY01 chromosome 10, ASM2296580v1, whole genome shotgun sequence and contains these coding sequences:
- the LOC140842281 gene encoding BTB/POZ domain-containing protein At1g03010-like isoform X2: MGIATVAEMKPSILGKRYFRPSSSSKYANEWPISDASSDLTIEVGTMSFALHKFPLVSRSGRIQKLVEAKDSKISRLNLSSVPGGSHAFELAAKFCYGVSFEITTSNVAMLRCAAHFLEMTEEFSEMNLEDRTEGYLRDIVLSNIPNSISVLHSCESLLPTSEEINLISRIIDSISNNACKEQLASGLSKLEHNFPSNSDPETTIDWWGKSLTILNLDFFQRVLSAVKTKGLKQDTICRILINYAQNSLHGLGVKDSQPVKGNVTNLDFQKKQRVVIETAVGLLPTQSRKSTVPMAFLSSLLKSAAVVEASTSCRTDLERRIGLQLDQAILEDILIPVNSYGNNHSHSYDIDSILRIFSIFMNRDEDDDDDDDKQFRDESEMVFGFDSPGSPNQSSIIKVSKLLDNYLAEVALDSNLTPSKFIALMELLPGHARMVHDGLYRASDMFLKAHPNIKDSERYRICKAIDSHKLSQEACSHAAQNERLPVQMAVQVLYFEQMRLRNAMNGVGGQNHFLFGSMTGQLHHRSGTGSGCISPRDNYASVRRENRELKLEVARMRMRLTDLEKDHVSIKQELVKPRPANRLFKSFTKTLSKINSLFRATEKPIEAKASSESRFAFQKRRCHSIS
- the LOC140842281 gene encoding BTB/POZ domain-containing protein At1g03010-like isoform X3 is translated as MDSNMWMHLPISDASSDLTIEVGTMSFALHKFPLVSRSGRIQKLVEAKDSKISRLNLSSVPGGSHAFELAAKFCYGVSFEITTSNVAMLRCAAHFLEMTEEFSEMNLEDRTEGYLRDIVLSNIPNSISVLHSCESLLPTSEEINLISRIIDSISNNACKEQLASGLSKLEHNFPSNSDPETTIDWWGKSLTILNLDFFQRVLSAVKTKGLKQDTICRILINYAQNSLHGLGVKDSQPVKGNVTNLDFQKKQRVVIETAVGLLPTQSRKSTVPMAFLSSLLKSAAVVEASTSCRTDLERRIGLQLDQAILEDILIPVNSYGNNHSHSYDIDSILRIFSIFMNRDEDDDDDDDKQFRDESEMVFGFDSPGSPNQSSIIKVSKLLDNYLAEVALDSNLTPSKFIALMELLPGHARMVHDGLYRASDMFLKAHPNIKDSERYRICKAIDSHKLSQEACSHAAQNERLPVQMAVQVLYFEQMRLRNAMNGVGGQNHFLFGSMTGQLHHRSGTGSGCISPRDNYASVRRENRELKLEVARMRMRLTDLEKDHVSIKQELVKPRPANRLFKSFTKTLSKINSLFRATEKPIEAKASSESRFAFQKRRCHSIS
- the LOC140842281 gene encoding BTB/POZ domain-containing protein At1g03010-like isoform X1, with product MGIATVAEMKPSILGKRYFRPSSSSKYANECGKKAHVLCLDPFFPGLLSNTINYVQFLLRQNTSCSISQYRPISDASSDLTIEVGTMSFALHKFPLVSRSGRIQKLVEAKDSKISRLNLSSVPGGSHAFELAAKFCYGVSFEITTSNVAMLRCAAHFLEMTEEFSEMNLEDRTEGYLRDIVLSNIPNSISVLHSCESLLPTSEEINLISRIIDSISNNACKEQLASGLSKLEHNFPSNSDPETTIDWWGKSLTILNLDFFQRVLSAVKTKGLKQDTICRILINYAQNSLHGLGVKDSQPVKGNVTNLDFQKKQRVVIETAVGLLPTQSRKSTVPMAFLSSLLKSAAVVEASTSCRTDLERRIGLQLDQAILEDILIPVNSYGNNHSHSYDIDSILRIFSIFMNRDEDDDDDDDKQFRDESEMVFGFDSPGSPNQSSIIKVSKLLDNYLAEVALDSNLTPSKFIALMELLPGHARMVHDGLYRASDMFLKAHPNIKDSERYRICKAIDSHKLSQEACSHAAQNERLPVQMAVQVLYFEQMRLRNAMNGVGGQNHFLFGSMTGQLHHRSGTGSGCISPRDNYASVRRENRELKLEVARMRMRLTDLEKDHVSIKQELVKPRPANRLFKSFTKTLSKINSLFRATEKPIEAKASSESRFAFQKRRCHSIS